In Methanobacterium sp., a genomic segment contains:
- a CDS encoding ABC transporter substrate-binding protein: MNIGYLSTIYHTSFIMKSPDNRFLDGITPDINWTLFPTGPAMMDAFKTGEIDVGYIGLPPAMIGITKGLKLKCVAGGHVEGTVMISKDLFSSFDDLRVVSKVLEQFEGETIGTPAQGSIHDVIIRDLIHDLDISIINYPWADFIPGAIDNGEIIAGLGTPSLATVASREINSKIVIPPNKLWPYNPSYGIVVREELINQAPEFINDFLIAHEAACNFIRNQTLEAAEVAAGELGNIDVDFVLETFQISPKYCASLPEEYIKSTMDFVPVLGKLGYLEKKIKMEDIFELKFIQEVHPEPSHYHPSRDVPGLEK, encoded by the coding sequence TTGAATATCGGGTATCTTTCCACTATTTATCACACATCATTTATTATGAAAAGTCCAGATAATAGATTTCTTGATGGAATAACACCTGATATTAACTGGACTCTATTTCCAACAGGCCCTGCAATGATGGACGCCTTTAAAACTGGAGAAATAGATGTAGGTTACATTGGACTTCCTCCAGCAATGATTGGAATTACCAAAGGACTGAAACTCAAATGTGTGGCTGGAGGTCATGTGGAAGGTACCGTGATGATTTCTAAAGATTTATTCTCTTCTTTTGATGATCTGAGGGTCGTTAGTAAGGTATTAGAACAGTTTGAAGGGGAAACTATTGGGACTCCTGCACAAGGGTCTATTCATGATGTTATAATACGGGATCTCATCCATGATCTGGATATATCCATCATTAATTATCCCTGGGCAGATTTCATACCTGGTGCCATTGATAACGGTGAAATAATCGCAGGATTGGGCACTCCTTCCCTGGCCACAGTGGCCTCCCGTGAAATTAATTCAAAGATAGTAATTCCACCAAACAAACTGTGGCCCTATAATCCCAGCTACGGGATCGTGGTAAGAGAAGAACTCATAAACCAGGCACCGGAATTTATAAACGATTTTTTAATTGCACATGAAGCTGCATGTAATTTCATACGCAACCAGACCCTTGAAGCTGCGGAAGTAGCAGCAGGTGAGCTGGGCAATATTGATGTGGATTTCGTACTGGAAACCTTCCAGATTTCCCCAAAATACTGTGCCAGTTTACCTGAAGAATATATAAAATCCACCATGGATTTTGTCCCGGTCCTTGGAAAATTAGGGTATCTGGAAAAGAAAATAAAAATGGAAGATATTTTCGAGTTGAAGTTTATTCAAGAGGTTCATCCAGAACCTTCGCACTACCATCCGTCTCGTGATGTTCCGGGTTTAGAGAAATAA
- a CDS encoding MoaD/ThiS family protein: protein MPEIKFLSNLADLTGEKSLTIEYDGLISGLIDNLDNKLEGKDFKTTITGDEGEIKDFVKILINGNDIRGTGGLSSPVKDDDEIVIFQTLAGG, encoded by the coding sequence ATGCCTGAAATAAAATTTTTATCAAATCTAGCAGATCTAACTGGAGAAAAATCCCTGACAATCGAGTATGATGGCTTAATATCTGGGTTGATCGATAATTTAGATAATAAACTTGAAGGAAAAGACTTTAAAACTACTATCACTGGTGATGAGGGTGAAATAAAAGATTTCGTGAAAATACTGATCAATGGAAATGATATTCGAGGAACTGGTGGTTTAAGCTCTCCAGTAAAAGATGATGATGAAATAGTTATATTCCAGACCCTGGCCGGTGGTTAA
- a CDS encoding NifB/NifX family molybdenum-iron cluster-binding protein, whose amino-acid sequence MPIKIAVASSDGKYINQHFGMASQFLIFELNEDGTHKFLELRENKPACSVEGHSELSMEESVKLISDCQAVLASQIGPGAIDILLKNNIDPYIAPTFIEDALKQLAGLKKEKTE is encoded by the coding sequence ATGCCCATAAAAATAGCAGTAGCCAGTAGCGATGGAAAATATATCAACCAACATTTTGGAATGGCTTCACAATTTCTGATTTTCGAGTTAAATGAGGATGGAACACATAAATTCCTGGAACTAAGGGAAAACAAACCCGCCTGCAGTGTGGAAGGACATAGTGAATTATCCATGGAAGAAAGTGTTAAATTAATATCTGACTGCCAAGCAGTACTTGCCAGCCAGATTGGCCCGGGAGCTATTGATATATTATTAAAAAACAACATCGACCCTTACATAGCACCAACATTTATTGAAGATGCATTAAAACAATTGGCAGGACTTAAAAAAGAGAAAACAGAGTGA
- a CDS encoding NifB/NifX family molybdenum-iron cluster-binding protein translates to MSIKVAAASSDGKHVNQHFGKAQKFLIFEIKDNGKYEFIELRETDPRCGGDPDLKEKTINLISDCDILLVSQIGTGAREKLLNRGVRPVIMPVFIEDALEKVYSLIQND, encoded by the coding sequence ATGTCAATAAAAGTAGCAGCAGCCAGTAGTGATGGAAAGCATGTGAATCAGCATTTCGGAAAGGCTCAGAAATTCCTGATATTTGAAATAAAAGATAATGGAAAATACGAATTCATTGAGCTTAGGGAAACAGACCCTCGATGCGGGGGAGATCCTGATTTAAAAGAAAAGACAATCAATTTAATTTCAGATTGTGATATCCTGCTGGTGAGTCAGATTGGAACTGGAGCCCGGGAAAAATTGTTAAATAGAGGAGTTCGGCCCGTGATTATGCCTGTTTTTATTGAAGATGCACTGGAAAAAGTGTATTCCCTAATACAGAATGATTAA
- a CDS encoding nitrogenase component 1 produces the protein MSPNKNSQDETIDLSKNTCPNREHRAHGTNVYYGKASELLKDAKEGNVKCSERKFQQSGGCVLNFYLSNRVTTIRDAVVIFNAPVGCSAGALGYRELFRGVPVELGRPAQYKVNWLTTNLQQNDVVYGAGQKLKETILEAEQRYSPKAIFILTSCTTGIIGEDIEGTVNGVQSQVNAKIVPIHCEGVRSRLVQTGYDAFWHAVLKYLVKEPQEKQEDLVNVASMLSYTWQDRLEIKRLLGKVGLRVNFIPEFATVEQFEQLSEAALTAPICPTYTDYISRGLKKKYGVPYFLYPSPTGITNTDGWLREIGKYTGKEEEIEELITEEHEIWVPKMEAIQEEFLKLRKDGEKVRILGSLGQGRLVNQLPFFDELGLQAPAAMSQDFDDLLIDQLDDIVEKIGDFDIMVNTFQAAEQANVTTNLDPDLTLTCPFQGGTWERDNNVTRIHSLRGDPDPWSAQSGYAGAVAFGNFLLQSFKNKSYQKTLSEKTPRSYKDWWYEQPDPLYYLEKGK, from the coding sequence GTGAGCCCAAATAAAAATAGCCAAGATGAGACAATCGATCTCAGTAAAAACACATGCCCTAACCGGGAGCATCGAGCCCATGGTACTAATGTGTACTATGGAAAAGCATCCGAACTCTTAAAAGACGCCAAAGAAGGAAACGTTAAATGTTCTGAAAGAAAATTCCAGCAGTCAGGAGGTTGTGTGCTTAACTTTTACCTTTCAAACAGGGTTACAACGATACGTGATGCTGTTGTCATATTCAATGCTCCAGTTGGTTGCTCTGCAGGAGCACTTGGTTACCGAGAATTATTCCGAGGTGTACCAGTTGAGTTAGGTAGACCTGCACAGTACAAGGTTAACTGGCTTACAACCAACTTACAACAAAATGACGTTGTTTACGGTGCGGGTCAAAAGTTAAAAGAAACAATACTGGAGGCAGAACAGAGATATTCACCCAAAGCAATTTTTATCTTGACTTCCTGTACCACTGGAATTATTGGCGAAGATATTGAAGGGACTGTAAATGGAGTTCAATCACAAGTAAATGCCAAAATCGTGCCCATCCATTGTGAAGGGGTAAGATCACGACTGGTGCAAACTGGATATGATGCATTCTGGCACGCAGTACTAAAATATTTGGTAAAGGAACCTCAGGAAAAGCAAGAAGATCTGGTAAATGTGGCTAGTATGCTTTCCTACACTTGGCAGGACCGACTGGAAATAAAACGACTCTTAGGGAAGGTTGGTTTGAGGGTGAACTTCATCCCTGAATTTGCAACTGTTGAACAGTTTGAACAACTCTCAGAAGCAGCCTTAACCGCACCGATCTGCCCCACCTACACAGATTACATCTCAAGAGGTCTTAAGAAGAAATATGGAGTACCATACTTCCTTTACCCATCGCCAACTGGAATAACCAATACTGATGGGTGGTTACGCGAGATCGGGAAGTACACTGGAAAAGAAGAGGAAATTGAGGAGCTCATAACAGAAGAACACGAAATATGGGTACCTAAAATGGAGGCAATACAGGAAGAATTCTTAAAATTACGTAAAGATGGTGAAAAGGTAAGAATTTTAGGATCTCTTGGTCAGGGAAGGTTAGTGAACCAGTTGCCCTTCTTCGATGAACTAGGACTTCAAGCTCCAGCTGCCATGAGCCAGGACTTTGACGACCTTCTGATTGACCAGCTTGATGATATTGTAGAAAAAATCGGTGACTTTGATATAATGGTAAACACATTCCAGGCCGCAGAACAGGCCAATGTCACCACTAATCTGGATCCCGATCTAACATTAACCTGCCCATTCCAGGGGGGTACATGGGAACGTGACAACAATGTCACTAGAATACACTCCTTAAGAGGAGACCCAGATCCATGGAGTGCTCAAAGTGGATATGCTGGTGCAGTTGCATTTGGTAACTTCCTGTTACAGTCCTTTAAAAACAAGTCCTATCAAAAAACACTGAGTGAAAAAACACCAAGAAGTTATAAGGATTGGTGGTATGAACAACCCGACCCACTGTACTACCTTGAAAAGGGGAAATAA
- a CDS encoding nitrogenase component 1 has protein sequence MNENELKSKQETKSKQIHINGDPSKHTLEAPRFSCSLAGAYGTTLGIRGGVPILHSGAGCGVGQLFGTLYAGGQGAGGNEGGTSTPCSCLVEDHVIFGGEGKLRNLIQSTTEIFNGELFVVISGCVPSLIGDDVDAIVNEFRDKVSLVHVNAPGFSGNSYEGYELFFEAIVDQLLTEKPLKKKLVNIFGVVPYNHVFWKGELPTIKKLLESIGVEANIIFTEEDGLSNIQKIPSAEYNLVVSPWNGHRVVKKLEEKFGTPFITFPGVPVGAKQTAEFLRTVAKKLDVPLKTVEEVISKEESWTYRYMEYPGDAIILVRPHSYFAVAADSNTAVSITKFLTNEIGYLPDIVQITDNPPEEYRKNIQREILDNIDTVVKPEIVFESDTYKIRKNLEDRPFQFLFSSSLEAPTAMEDFGALHITTAFPVFNKSVLVHNYAGYDGGLRLVEDVVSSFVGPL, from the coding sequence ATGAACGAAAATGAATTAAAATCCAAACAAGAGACTAAATCCAAACAGATCCATATAAACGGAGATCCCAGTAAACACACCCTGGAAGCACCAAGGTTTAGTTGCTCCTTAGCTGGAGCCTATGGAACCACCTTAGGAATTCGTGGAGGTGTGCCGATTTTACATTCCGGAGCGGGATGTGGAGTAGGTCAGCTCTTTGGAACCCTTTATGCCGGAGGCCAGGGAGCAGGTGGTAACGAAGGAGGTACCAGTACCCCTTGCTCCTGTCTTGTTGAGGATCACGTTATATTTGGGGGTGAAGGAAAACTCCGAAACCTGATCCAGTCCACAACAGAGATCTTCAATGGAGAACTCTTCGTTGTAATATCTGGATGTGTTCCCTCACTCATAGGTGACGATGTTGATGCAATTGTAAACGAATTCCGGGACAAAGTATCCCTAGTTCATGTTAACGCACCGGGATTTAGTGGTAATTCATATGAAGGGTATGAATTATTCTTTGAAGCAATCGTAGACCAGCTTTTAACTGAAAAACCCCTGAAAAAGAAATTGGTGAACATATTCGGTGTTGTGCCCTACAACCATGTTTTCTGGAAAGGAGAACTTCCCACCATTAAGAAACTCCTGGAAAGCATTGGTGTTGAAGCAAATATCATATTCACCGAGGAAGATGGACTTTCAAATATCCAGAAGATACCCTCAGCAGAGTACAACCTAGTTGTATCACCCTGGAATGGTCACAGGGTAGTAAAAAAACTCGAAGAAAAATTTGGAACACCTTTCATTACCTTCCCGGGTGTCCCAGTTGGTGCAAAACAAACTGCTGAATTCCTGAGGACAGTGGCTAAAAAATTGGATGTGCCTTTAAAGACGGTTGAAGAAGTCATTAGCAAAGAAGAAAGCTGGACTTACCGTTACATGGAGTATCCTGGTGATGCAATCATTTTGGTACGCCCTCACTCCTACTTTGCAGTGGCTGCAGACAGTAATACTGCGGTTAGTATAACCAAGTTCCTCACCAATGAAATTGGTTACTTGCCGGATATTGTTCAGATTACAGATAATCCTCCAGAGGAATATCGAAAAAATATCCAACGTGAGATACTGGACAATATTGACACTGTGGTTAAACCGGAGATTGTCTTTGAAAGTGATACCTACAAAATAAGGAAAAATCTAGAGGATAGACCATTCCAGTTCCTTTTCTCAAGTTCACTGGAGGCACCAACAGCAATGGAAGACTTTGGAGCACTTCATATAACCACTGCATTTCCAGTTTTCAATAAATCGGTACTGGTACATAACTATGCAGGTTACGATGGAGGACTGCGCTTAGTGGAAGATGTTGTGAGTTCATTTGTTGGCCCACTTTGA
- a CDS encoding nitrogenase iron protein NifH gives MTKRKQIAIYGKGGIGKSTTTSNLSAALSDIGYNVMQIGCDPKNDSTTTLRNGKPIPTVMDTIRSGSHDLSNLIHEGYNGIHCVEAGGPEPGVGCAGRGIIAAIELLDSNGIIDDYDPDIVIYDVLGDVVCGGFAIPIRQGIAEQVYTVTSSDYMAIYAVNNLFKGILKYSGSGGALLGGIIANSITKTSQRDMIDDFSENTDTKVIEYVPRSPIVTRCELDGVTTIEGAPDSKQAEVYRELARKVIENKNAYIPKPFEADDLADWASSWINRLLREEKVSHDGIQSGGSGV, from the coding sequence ATGACAAAAAGAAAACAAATTGCAATATACGGAAAGGGCGGTATCGGAAAATCAACAACAACCTCTAATTTAAGTGCAGCTCTATCCGATATCGGCTACAATGTGATGCAAATTGGCTGTGACCCAAAAAATGATTCAACAACAACCCTCAGAAACGGGAAACCAATACCCACAGTTATGGATACCATTCGAAGCGGTTCCCATGATCTGAGCAATTTAATACATGAAGGTTACAATGGAATTCACTGTGTTGAAGCAGGTGGTCCTGAACCGGGTGTCGGCTGTGCAGGCCGGGGTATTATTGCAGCAATAGAACTCCTGGATTCAAATGGGATAATAGACGATTACGATCCGGATATTGTTATCTACGATGTTTTAGGTGATGTTGTCTGCGGAGGATTTGCCATTCCAATCAGACAGGGAATCGCAGAACAGGTGTACACAGTTACATCTTCAGACTACATGGCAATTTACGCAGTAAACAACCTTTTTAAGGGTATACTGAAATATTCAGGTAGCGGTGGCGCACTACTGGGAGGTATAATTGCTAACTCAATAACTAAAACATCCCAAAGAGATATGATAGATGACTTCAGTGAAAATACAGACACCAAAGTTATTGAATACGTTCCCCGTTCCCCTATCGTTACCCGATGTGAACTGGATGGGGTCACAACAATTGAAGGTGCTCCTGATTCCAAACAGGCCGAAGTATACCGGGAACTTGCAAGGAAGGTAATAGAAAACAAGAATGCATACATCCCCAAGCCATTCGAAGCGGATGATCTTGCAGATTGGGCATCCTCATGGATAAACAGACTGCTTCGAGAAGAAAAAGTATCTCATGATGGAATACAGTCTGGAGGAAGTGGTGTTTAA
- the cysK gene encoding cysteine synthase A yields MVKIPELTRGIANDITETIGNTPLVRLNKISKGLDAEILVKLESFNPISSVKDRIGVALIEHGEEIGAITPDSVLIEPTSGNTGIALAFVAAARGYRLILTIPDTMSIERRKLLATFGAEIVLTPGADGMPGAVAKAEELAAEIPNAVLPQQFKNPANPKIHRETTAQEIWRDTDGKVDIVVGGVGTGGTITGLAQALKEKKPEIKAVAVEPATSPVLSTGVKGPHKIQGIGAGFVPEVYQADLIDEVIPIKDEDAGAYLLRLAREEGILAGISSGAATRAAVELAQREENKGKQIVVILPDTGERYLSVGWVFEEIYKTYEDTIPQI; encoded by the coding sequence ATGGTAAAAATACCAGAATTAACACGAGGAATTGCAAATGATATAACTGAAACCATTGGAAATACACCTCTGGTCAGGTTAAACAAGATTAGCAAAGGTTTAGATGCAGAAATATTAGTAAAACTTGAATCATTCAACCCAATCAGCAGTGTTAAAGACAGAATTGGAGTAGCACTTATAGAACATGGGGAAGAAATAGGAGCTATAACTCCTGATTCAGTTTTAATTGAACCTACCAGTGGGAACACTGGAATTGCCCTGGCATTTGTAGCTGCAGCAAGAGGATACCGATTAATACTCACTATTCCAGACACCATGTCCATTGAAAGAAGAAAACTTCTGGCAACTTTCGGTGCTGAAATAGTCTTAACACCCGGTGCAGATGGAATGCCCGGAGCAGTAGCCAAAGCAGAAGAACTGGCCGCAGAAATACCAAACGCAGTCTTACCTCAACAATTCAAAAACCCGGCAAACCCCAAAATCCACCGGGAAACCACTGCCCAGGAAATCTGGAGAGACACCGATGGAAAAGTAGACATTGTTGTGGGCGGAGTGGGTACTGGTGGAACCATTACCGGTCTCGCACAAGCTCTAAAGGAAAAGAAACCTGAAATTAAAGCAGTTGCCGTTGAACCAGCAACATCACCAGTCCTATCCACTGGAGTAAAAGGACCACATAAAATACAGGGAATCGGTGCCGGATTTGTGCCAGAAGTATACCAGGCAGACCTAATTGATGAAGTCATTCCCATTAAAGATGAAGATGCCGGAGCTTACCTATTAAGACTGGCCCGGGAAGAAGGAATACTGGCAGGTATCTCATCAGGAGCAGCCACCCGTGCGGCAGTAGAACTTGCCCAGCGCGAAGAAAACAAAGGCAAACAGATAGTGGTTATACTACCTGACACCGGTGAACGGTACCTGAGTGTTGGATGGGTTTTCGAAGAGATTTACAAAACCTACGAAGACACGATTCCTCAAATATAA
- the cysE gene encoding serine O-acetyltransferase has translation MFERIKEDLEMVRMRDPAARSTLEIFFCYPGLHAIWFHRLASWFWNHKLLFLGRFTSTINRLLTGIEIHPGATIGRRVFIDHGMGVVIGETAEVGEDVLIYQGVVLGGTSLEKTKRHPTIGNGVVIGSGAKIIGNIKIGDASKIGAGSVVLKPVPSGSTCVGIPGRVVQEERKCAIDLDHGELPDPVAEVISLLLKRQDEMEAQIKELGITSTVMKANGLLSRKTEMEEIFSEGAGI, from the coding sequence ATGTTTGAAAGGATAAAAGAAGACCTGGAAATGGTACGTATGCGGGACCCTGCCGCCCGAAGCACTCTGGAAATATTCTTCTGCTATCCTGGTTTACATGCTATCTGGTTCCACCGACTGGCCAGCTGGTTCTGGAACCACAAACTATTATTTTTAGGTCGATTCACATCAACCATCAACCGCCTGTTAACCGGGATCGAAATACACCCCGGTGCCACCATTGGCAGAAGAGTGTTTATAGATCACGGGATGGGGGTGGTAATTGGTGAAACCGCAGAAGTGGGAGAAGATGTACTGATCTACCAGGGAGTAGTCCTGGGCGGTACCAGTCTAGAAAAGACAAAAAGACACCCTACCATTGGAAATGGTGTGGTTATAGGCTCTGGGGCCAAGATCATTGGTAACATTAAAATTGGTGATGCTTCTAAGATCGGTGCAGGATCAGTAGTTTTGAAACCAGTTCCCTCTGGCTCAACCTGTGTAGGTATTCCTGGAAGAGTGGTTCAGGAGGAACGTAAATGTGCCATTGATTTAGATCATGGGGAATTACCGGACCCTGTAGCCGAAGTTATTAGCTTACTTTTAAAACGTCAGGATGAAATGGAAGCCCAGATCAAAGAACTGGGAATTACCTCGACTGTGATGAAGGCTAATGGTTTATTAAGCCGTAAAACTGAAATGGAAGAAATTTTTTCAGAAGGAGCAGGGATATAA
- a CDS encoding helix-turn-helix domain-containing protein, with protein sequence MRPPCEIVVWYVIPTIRSELAKELLNLGMKQKEISELLDITQPAVSQYISDKRGHGIKFNDETQNLIKEFAKGLVEGKHTQRDIIPHVCEICRKVKTDEILCQLHKEKGKMPTDCDACMSSHLVE encoded by the coding sequence ATGAGACCTCCATGTGAAATAGTAGTGTGGTACGTTATCCCCACCATAAGATCTGAACTGGCCAAGGAACTCTTGAATCTGGGCATGAAACAAAAGGAGATTTCTGAACTTTTAGATATAACTCAACCCGCAGTTTCTCAGTACATCAGTGATAAAAGAGGACACGGTATTAAATTCAATGATGAAACCCAGAACCTTATCAAAGAATTTGCCAAGGGTTTGGTGGAAGGAAAACATACTCAAAGGGATATAATACCACACGTTTGTGAAATATGTAGAAAAGTGAAGACTGATGAGATTCTCTGTCAGTTACACAAAGAAAAAGGAAAAATGCCAACTGATTGTGACGCCTGTATGTCATCTCACCTAGTTGAATAA